A window of Sphingobacterium sp. SRCM116780 contains these coding sequences:
- a CDS encoding YihY/virulence factor BrkB family protein, translated as MLKTFWNILKNSVMGFINEDTMKYSASLSYYTVFSIGPILVLIIALAGIFYGEDAIEGKVFLELRELIGNSAARQIQEVIQNLQLSGKSNMALIISAVTLILSATTVFGDIQNSINKIWHVRAKPKKGWLKLIEDRLLSSSLVIGLGFLLVVTLIINGVVLALTGQLQRYFPDITVFLMNAINFVLSFGIIFVLFSVIFKTLPDVDIHWKTVRAGALFTAILFLFGRYLIGIYLENSATQDTYGAAGSFVLILLWVYYTAAILYFGAIFTREYATLMGIPIKPSQYAVHVEIQEIERTVDEIPPAPLTPEETTIEVPDQTKNN; from the coding sequence ATGTTAAAAACATTTTGGAACATACTGAAAAATTCTGTGATGGGCTTTATTAATGAAGATACTATGAAATATAGTGCGTCTTTATCCTATTATACGGTCTTTTCAATTGGACCTATCTTGGTCTTGATCATTGCGCTAGCAGGAATTTTTTACGGGGAGGATGCCATTGAAGGAAAAGTATTTTTAGAATTAAGAGAGTTAATTGGTAACAGTGCCGCCAGACAGATTCAAGAGGTAATACAGAATTTGCAATTGTCGGGTAAATCCAATATGGCCTTAATCATAAGTGCTGTAACCTTAATCTTAAGTGCTACTACCGTATTTGGTGACATCCAAAATTCCATTAATAAAATATGGCATGTGCGAGCCAAACCAAAAAAAGGATGGCTTAAATTGATTGAGGATCGACTATTGTCTTCTTCTTTGGTCATTGGTTTGGGATTTCTATTGGTGGTAACACTCATTATTAACGGAGTAGTATTGGCGTTAACAGGACAATTGCAACGATACTTTCCTGATATAACAGTCTTCTTGATGAATGCCATAAATTTTGTTCTATCATTTGGTATTATTTTCGTCCTCTTTAGCGTGATCTTTAAAACATTACCGGATGTCGATATACACTGGAAGACAGTACGGGCGGGTGCATTGTTTACGGCGATATTATTTTTATTTGGACGTTATCTAATTGGTATTTACCTAGAAAATTCGGCCACACAAGATACTTATGGCGCGGCAGGATCCTTTGTGCTTATATTGCTTTGGGTGTATTATACAGCAGCTATTCTATATTTTGGAGCTATATTCACGAGAGAATATGCCACCCTTATGGGCATACCCATTAAACCATCTCAATATGCCGTTCATGTAGAAATTCAAGAAATTGAACGAACGGTTGATGAAATCCCCCCCGCACCATTAACACCAGAAGAAACAACCATTGAAGTACCCGATCAGACTAAAAATAACTAA
- a CDS encoding carboxymuconolactone decarboxylase family protein → MENRIKIQEVQPTAWKAMYGLSNYLNTVQLTKSQLELIKIRASQINGCAFCIDMHSKDALKNGETAQRIFLLNAWKETGLFSEEEKILLAITEEVTLINKEGLTTSTYEKAKIFFSEEVIAQIIMTVVIINAWNRIAISTQMPVTV, encoded by the coding sequence ATGGAAAATCGAATTAAAATCCAGGAAGTACAACCTACAGCATGGAAAGCAATGTATGGTTTGTCAAATTACTTAAATACTGTACAATTAACCAAGTCTCAACTGGAGCTTATCAAAATTAGAGCTTCACAAATTAATGGTTGTGCCTTTTGTATTGATATGCATAGCAAAGATGCATTAAAAAATGGTGAAACTGCTCAACGTATTTTTTTACTGAATGCATGGAAGGAAACGGGCTTGTTCTCAGAGGAAGAAAAAATACTTCTTGCTATAACCGAAGAGGTGACATTAATAAATAAGGAGGGATTGACGACATCAACTTACGAAAAAGCAAAAATATTTTTTTCAGAAGAAGTAATTGCACAGATCATTATGACTGTTGTCATTATTAATGCTTGGAATCGTATTGCAATTAGTACGCAAATGCCAGTGACAGTATAA
- a CDS encoding Crp/Fnr family transcriptional regulator, whose amino-acid sequence MAEQLLNHIRKYIKLDKETVEQIVKSFDSFDLPKRKLVLTAVEVCHYIYFVAKGCLRMFYLDEKGTEQTIQLALENWWMTDIDAFNRKGKATVSIQAVERATLIRIRKTDFDLLLERYSGLEKYFRMIYERAYSAFLSRMKYFRLPKEEFYHFFCAQYPDFIQRIPQKLLASFLGFTPEYLSELRKKNITVKE is encoded by the coding sequence ATGGCTGAACAATTACTGAACCATATAAGAAAGTACATAAAACTTGACAAGGAGACTGTCGAACAAATTGTAAAATCGTTTGATAGCTTTGATTTACCAAAGCGAAAACTTGTGTTGACAGCAGTAGAGGTATGTCATTATATTTATTTTGTTGCAAAGGGATGTTTACGTATGTTTTATTTGGATGAAAAGGGAACGGAACAAACAATACAGCTAGCCCTTGAAAATTGGTGGATGACCGATATCGATGCCTTCAATAGAAAGGGCAAAGCAACGGTCTCTATTCAAGCTGTAGAAAGAGCAACTTTAATAAGAATACGTAAAACGGATTTTGATCTTCTGCTCGAAAGGTATTCTGGTTTGGAAAAATATTTTAGGATGATTTATGAAAGGGCTTATTCAGCTTTCTTATCTCGAATGAAGTATTTTAGATTACCTAAAGAAGAGTTTTATCATTTCTTCTGTGCTCAATATCCTGATTTTATACAACGTATACCTCAGAAATTATTGGCATCTTTTTTAGGATTTACTCCCGAATATTTGAGTGAGCTTCGAAAAAAGAATATAACTGTAAAAGAATAA
- a CDS encoding efflux RND transporter periplasmic adaptor subunit, with product MKAFNKSVILYSTILIVAMGLHSCSNSKAEKETKEEISTVNAFLLQQEPLSDTLTIAGELLAFQQVDLYAKMNSFVRQLTVDVGSKVNKGQLLAVMDAPEMNAQQDVVSSRMQSQEAIYMASKATYDRLLETSKTPGTISQNDLEQAEARKNADYGQLQASKAMLRESKNNRSYLEIRAPFSGVITSRNVSQGAFVGVGAGAVPLFTLQEQDKLRLIIQVPESNAGAIQLGQRVDFTVRSIPEQIFTSKAARLSGALDNRLRAQRIEMDVINKDNNLLPGMIPEVQLVLQASTKNTFVVPQSALLRSSQGTFIIKVEKGKTIWVPVQTGISSGDRISIFSSLSLQDTLISNATEEIRNGAVMKGQLKIVQ from the coding sequence ATGAAAGCATTTAATAAATCCGTTATCCTTTACAGTACCATCCTGATTGTTGCGATGGGTCTACACAGTTGTTCAAACTCAAAAGCAGAAAAGGAAACGAAAGAAGAAATCTCTACTGTTAACGCATTTTTGTTGCAACAGGAACCATTATCTGATACTTTAACGATAGCAGGAGAATTGCTCGCGTTTCAACAAGTAGATCTTTATGCAAAAATGAACAGTTTTGTACGACAGTTAACAGTTGATGTCGGTTCAAAAGTGAATAAAGGTCAGCTACTTGCCGTGATGGATGCTCCTGAGATGAATGCACAGCAAGATGTCGTATCATCGCGAATGCAATCCCAAGAAGCCATTTATATGGCTAGTAAAGCGACCTATGATCGGCTATTGGAAACCAGCAAAACACCAGGTACGATATCACAAAATGATCTAGAGCAGGCCGAAGCGCGCAAGAATGCCGATTATGGACAATTACAAGCATCAAAAGCGATGTTACGAGAGTCAAAAAATAATAGGAGTTATCTGGAAATAAGAGCGCCGTTTTCAGGTGTTATCACCAGTAGAAATGTAAGCCAGGGTGCATTTGTCGGTGTTGGAGCTGGAGCTGTTCCGTTGTTTACTTTACAAGAGCAAGATAAACTACGTTTAATTATTCAAGTTCCTGAAAGCAATGCTGGTGCAATCCAGTTAGGACAGCGTGTAGATTTTACCGTCAGATCTATTCCTGAACAGATTTTTACGTCAAAAGCTGCAAGGCTTTCAGGGGCTTTGGATAATAGGTTACGTGCACAGCGGATTGAGATGGACGTTATTAATAAGGATAATAACTTATTGCCAGGTATGATTCCTGAAGTACAATTAGTTCTACAGGCCTCCACAAAAAATACATTTGTTGTTCCACAATCGGCATTGCTGCGTTCTAGCCAAGGAACTTTTATTATTAAAGTGGAGAAAGGCAAAACGATTTGGGTTCCTGTACAAACGGGTATTTCTTCTGGTGATAGAATTAGCATTTTCAGCTCACTGTCCTTACAAGATACCCTTATTTCCAATGCAACCGAAGAAATCAGAAATGGAGCAGTAATGAAAGGGCAGCTGAAAATAGTGCAGTAA
- a CDS encoding efflux RND transporter permease subunit: MNLIRFALRKPISIMVVVAALFFFGIKAVSTIKIDLFPKLDLPVIYISHPFGGYTPEQMEAYFGKQYVSSLLMVNGIKSIETKNIQGLTFIKISFYPGTDMAQAAAEVTAFSNRAQVGFPPGSAPPFIIRFDVSTLPVGQLVLSSEKRSNNELLDMANVYVRSSFTSIPGLVGSVPFGGNVRTVVIKANPDQLRSHNLTPDQLVAALRINNQPSPAGNVRIGDKNYLTPANTIIKTVKDFENIPLLTGTGASNIYLKDVATVEDAADINAGYALINGRRSVYLNIAKSADASTWDVVQNLKKSLPKIQSQLPSDVKLSYEFDQSSYVMNSVKGLIHEGIIGAMLTGLMVFLFLRDARGALIVILTIPTSIITGILFLNLFGQTINIMTLSGLALAIGILVDESTVTIENIHQHLDMGKSKALAIWDACKEIALPKLLILFCILAVFAPAFTMGGIPGSLFLPLALAIGFSMIASYFLSQTFVPVLANWIMKAKHGKENQKTEAEEDFSQQKEHLLQNDTQEKQDYFEKLRSRYMRFINRMLPYRKYMVYGYILVIGAVVALLFRSIGRDVLPKVDSGQFQIRMKIADGTRIEKTELKAIELLNIINDIVGKENISVTSTFVGNHPQLYSTASLFLFMGGPHESVFQVALKPEADFKLEPLKDEIRKRAKLAIPEAKLSFEPIELTDKILSQGSPTPIEVRLSGRNKGLNEEYAMKVIEKLKQIPYLRDVQLGQSIRYPQLDINIDRERAAQLGTDISAISRSLTVSTSSSRMTEKNIWIDPISNQTYSVQIQVPESEMKSKSDIGSIPLVPNGVRPSIADVAKISEGTTYGEAYNLGAVPMLTVTANIHNEDLGTASEAVQKALNGLGELPRGLDVQMIGLSQTLNDTMGSLEGGLMVAIVVIFLMLAANFQSFKVSLIVLATVPAVLVGSLGLLMLSGSTLNLQSYMGMIMSVGVSISNAVLLITNAEQIRKHNGNALLSVKEAAALRLRPILMTALAMIMGMIPMALGIGEAGDQSAPLGRAVIGGLIASTFATLFILPLVFAWGQGKSTTQSPSLDPEDKESKHYIPTINNTSKID; this comes from the coding sequence ATGAACCTCATACGTTTTGCCCTCAGGAAACCGATTTCTATTATGGTAGTCGTTGCGGCATTATTCTTTTTTGGAATAAAGGCGGTCAGTACAATCAAAATTGATCTGTTTCCAAAATTAGACTTGCCTGTAATATACATTTCTCATCCATTTGGCGGTTATACACCAGAACAGATGGAAGCTTATTTCGGGAAGCAATATGTTTCCTCATTGCTTATGGTAAACGGTATCAAAAGCATTGAAACCAAAAATATTCAGGGATTGACCTTCATTAAGATCAGTTTCTATCCAGGAACAGATATGGCACAAGCTGCAGCTGAGGTGACCGCATTTTCCAACCGTGCACAAGTGGGATTTCCACCTGGTTCGGCTCCACCGTTTATTATTCGATTTGATGTGTCTACTTTGCCTGTAGGACAATTGGTGCTGAGCAGCGAAAAACGTAGCAATAATGAATTGTTGGATATGGCCAATGTGTATGTCCGTTCATCTTTTACGTCTATACCTGGACTTGTAGGGTCAGTTCCCTTTGGTGGAAATGTCCGCACAGTAGTCATTAAGGCTAATCCTGATCAACTTCGAAGCCATAATCTTACACCTGATCAGCTGGTGGCAGCACTCCGAATCAATAATCAACCTTCACCAGCGGGGAATGTTCGTATTGGCGATAAAAATTATCTTACACCAGCAAATACGATTATCAAGACTGTAAAGGATTTTGAAAATATACCGCTGCTCACTGGCACAGGGGCATCCAATATTTACCTGAAGGATGTGGCAACAGTGGAAGATGCGGCGGATATTAATGCAGGCTATGCACTGATTAATGGGAGACGTTCTGTTTATCTCAATATCGCCAAATCTGCAGATGCCTCGACATGGGATGTTGTTCAGAACCTCAAAAAATCCTTACCCAAAATTCAGTCACAACTACCAAGTGATGTGAAATTGAGTTATGAATTTGATCAATCTTCCTATGTGATGAATTCTGTAAAAGGATTAATTCATGAAGGTATCATTGGAGCCATGTTAACGGGTTTGATGGTATTCTTGTTTCTACGTGACGCACGTGGTGCGTTGATTGTGATTTTGACTATTCCTACGTCAATCATTACGGGTATTCTCTTTTTAAATTTATTTGGGCAGACCATTAATATTATGACGTTAAGTGGTCTTGCTTTGGCCATTGGAATTCTTGTTGATGAAAGTACGGTAACGATAGAAAACATACATCAACATTTGGACATGGGTAAGTCCAAAGCGTTAGCGATATGGGATGCTTGTAAGGAAATCGCATTGCCAAAATTACTGATTCTATTTTGTATTCTCGCCGTATTTGCTCCTGCATTCACTATGGGTGGTATTCCGGGATCACTGTTTCTTCCACTTGCGCTGGCTATTGGCTTCAGTATGATCGCTTCTTATTTTTTGTCCCAAACTTTTGTTCCAGTTTTGGCGAACTGGATAATGAAGGCTAAACACGGTAAAGAAAACCAAAAGACAGAAGCAGAAGAGGATTTTTCTCAGCAAAAAGAACATTTATTACAAAACGATACACAAGAAAAACAAGACTATTTTGAGAAATTGCGAAGCCGTTATATGCGTTTTATTAATCGCATGTTGCCTTATCGAAAGTATATGGTTTATGGCTATATTCTTGTGATTGGTGCTGTTGTCGCTTTACTATTTAGGAGTATTGGACGGGATGTATTGCCAAAAGTGGATAGTGGACAATTCCAAATCCGAATGAAAATTGCCGATGGTACACGTATTGAAAAAACGGAGTTAAAAGCTATTGAATTGCTCAACATTATCAATGATATTGTAGGTAAGGAAAATATATCAGTCACTTCGACTTTTGTGGGAAATCATCCGCAACTATATTCCACGGCTTCACTTTTCCTTTTTATGGGAGGTCCCCATGAATCTGTATTTCAGGTGGCTCTGAAACCTGAAGCCGATTTTAAATTAGAACCCCTTAAAGATGAAATCCGTAAACGTGCAAAACTGGCTATTCCAGAAGCTAAACTATCATTCGAACCCATAGAACTTACGGACAAAATCCTGAGTCAAGGTTCTCCTACACCTATAGAAGTCCGTCTTTCAGGAAGGAATAAGGGATTGAATGAAGAATATGCCATGAAAGTAATCGAAAAATTGAAACAAATCCCTTATCTACGGGATGTGCAACTGGGACAGTCCATTAGGTATCCTCAATTGGATATTAATATTGATAGGGAACGTGCAGCGCAATTGGGTACAGATATCAGTGCGATTTCACGTTCATTAACTGTATCGACTTCTTCTTCACGGATGACGGAAAAAAATATATGGATCGACCCTATAAGTAACCAAACCTATAGTGTGCAAATACAGGTTCCGGAAAGTGAGATGAAAAGCAAAAGTGATATTGGTAGTATACCGTTGGTACCGAATGGGGTTCGTCCCTCAATCGCTGATGTGGCTAAAATTTCAGAAGGAACCACTTACGGTGAAGCTTATAATTTAGGAGCTGTACCTATGTTGACTGTGACAGCCAATATTCATAACGAAGATTTGGGTACTGCATCAGAAGCAGTACAAAAAGCTTTGAATGGACTAGGTGAATTGCCTAGAGGTTTGGATGTACAAATGATCGGGTTGAGCCAAACGTTGAATGATACTATGGGTAGCTTAGAAGGAGGATTGATGGTTGCGATTGTGGTTATTTTCTTGATGCTTGCGGCGAATTTCCAATCCTTCAAAGTTTCACTAATTGTTTTGGCGACTGTTCCTGCTGTATTGGTCGGCTCTCTTGGGCTTTTGATGTTGTCTGGCTCAACCTTGAATCTACAATCTTATATGGGAATGATTATGTCGGTAGGGGTATCCATTTCGAACGCTGTTCTATTAATTACCAATGCAGAACAAATCCGTAAACACAATGGCAATGCTTTACTATCAGTAAAAGAAGCTGCGGCCTTACGTTTAAGACCTATCCTAATGACCGCATTGGCAATGATTATGGGCATGATACCTATGGCATTGGGTATTGGTGAAGCTGGAGACCAGTCTGCTCCTTTAGGAAGAGCCGTGATCGGAGGCTTGATTGCCTCTACCTTTGCGACACTTTTTATCCTTCCGTTGGTATTTGCATGGGGACAAGGAAAATCAACAACTCAAAGTCCTTCGCTTGATCCCGAGGACAAAGAAAGTAAACATTATATCCCTACAATAAATAATACATCAAAAATTGATTGA
- a CDS encoding TolC family protein, giving the protein MRIILSYLLIGISCLCFFPALVHGQSVLSLKEALAIAEQQYPSLEAKQMQIRSAEQLVKGTMLERLPNFNIGIQQSYGTVNGITGPMSGLEGSVGSSGPTLTEQNWNAAFGALYVAGINWEFFTFGRNQQRTRVAKQELVRNRQDFEQALFEHKIKVAAAYLNLIASQQIAQSYEKNFLRADSLRALIIARVKSGLVAGVDSTFANAERSNARMLFTNAKNKEREQKNILTQLIGREDNNFSIVSDFIDHIPHILKDSLSDISNHPRLNYYRSLIAVGEEQTKLLKTQYFPRVSLLGLFQGRGSGFSSTYAVDQSAYSTNYWSGIEPTRANYLMGISINWNLTTPFRLSKQIAAQQYAVQAVQQEYKEAELSMKTQLRISDDRLDASMLNYHEAPIQVAAAREAFIQKSVLYKNGLTNMVEVMQVANTLIRAETDRDIANNNVWQALLLQAASKGDFSLFENQL; this is encoded by the coding sequence ATGCGTATAATTTTAAGCTACTTGCTAATAGGTATTAGCTGTTTATGTTTCTTCCCGGCTCTTGTTCATGGACAATCTGTCCTTTCGTTGAAAGAAGCTTTAGCTATTGCGGAACAACAATATCCTTCTCTAGAAGCCAAACAGATGCAAATACGATCAGCAGAACAACTCGTAAAAGGCACCATGTTGGAACGTTTGCCAAACTTCAATATAGGAATCCAGCAATCTTATGGCACTGTTAATGGTATTACTGGGCCTATGTCAGGGCTTGAAGGAAGTGTTGGCTCCTCTGGACCAACTTTAACTGAACAGAATTGGAATGCTGCTTTTGGAGCCCTGTATGTCGCGGGGATTAACTGGGAATTTTTCACATTCGGCAGAAACCAACAACGGACACGTGTCGCAAAACAGGAATTGGTTCGTAATAGACAGGATTTCGAGCAAGCTTTATTTGAGCATAAAATCAAAGTAGCGGCAGCCTATCTGAACCTGATTGCAAGTCAACAGATAGCCCAGTCTTATGAAAAGAACTTCTTGCGAGCTGATTCACTCCGAGCATTGATCATCGCCCGTGTAAAGAGCGGTCTGGTAGCTGGAGTAGATTCAACCTTTGCAAATGCCGAACGATCCAATGCTCGAATGCTTTTTACCAACGCGAAGAATAAAGAAAGGGAACAAAAAAATATATTAACGCAATTGATTGGACGAGAGGATAACAATTTCTCTATTGTTAGCGATTTCATTGATCATATTCCTCATATCCTAAAGGATAGCTTATCAGATATTTCAAATCATCCTCGATTGAATTATTATAGAAGTCTCATTGCTGTAGGGGAAGAACAGACAAAACTGTTGAAGACGCAATACTTTCCTCGTGTTTCTTTATTGGGACTATTTCAAGGACGGGGATCTGGATTTTCTTCCACTTATGCTGTAGATCAATCTGCATATTCCACAAACTATTGGTCGGGAATAGAGCCTACACGGGCTAATTATCTGATGGGTATTAGTATCAATTGGAACCTGACAACACCGTTTCGTTTAAGCAAACAGATCGCTGCGCAGCAATATGCTGTACAGGCTGTACAGCAGGAGTATAAAGAGGCTGAACTATCCATGAAAACTCAGCTGCGTATTTCGGATGACAGACTGGACGCATCAATGCTCAATTACCATGAAGCTCCTATTCAAGTTGCAGCAGCAAGAGAAGCTTTTATTCAAAAATCTGTACTATACAAGAACGGACTCACCAATATGGTAGAGGTCATGCAAGTGGCAAATACCCTAATCCGGGCAGAAACAGATCGAGATATCGCCAACAACAACGTTTGGCAGGCTCTTCTTCTACAAGCAGCCTCAAAAGGAGATTTCAGCTTGTTTGAAAATCAACTTTAA
- a CDS encoding helix-turn-helix domain-containing protein encodes MEQAYKFDTVSQYNAFNNHETLHPLVSVVDFSKANERTGSRMTFGLYCIFLKAVNCGDLKYGCNYYDYQEGTLVFISPGQVIDVENKVDVYQPMGHGLVFHPDLIKGTSLAKSINEYSFFNYKTNEALHLSERERKIVFDCFSKIEYELSQSVDKHSKKLIASNIELFLNYCERFYDRQFITRENANKGILEHFEEFLNGYFLSDNPTELGVPSVAYFADKMNLSANYFGDLIKKETGKSAQEYIQNKIIDEAKNKIFDGDKTINEIAYELGFKYPQHFSRFFKKIVGQSPNEFRTINMN; translated from the coding sequence ATGGAACAAGCGTATAAATTTGATACCGTGAGCCAATACAATGCGTTCAATAATCATGAGACATTACATCCTTTGGTGAGTGTTGTGGATTTCTCAAAAGCAAACGAAAGAACAGGCTCTCGCATGACTTTTGGACTTTACTGCATTTTTCTAAAGGCAGTGAACTGTGGTGATCTAAAATACGGATGTAATTATTACGATTATCAGGAAGGTACCTTGGTATTTATTTCCCCTGGGCAGGTTATCGATGTGGAAAATAAAGTTGATGTATATCAACCGATGGGACATGGTCTTGTTTTTCATCCAGACTTGATAAAAGGGACATCTCTGGCTAAGAGCATAAACGAATATAGCTTTTTCAATTATAAGACAAATGAAGCCTTGCATCTATCTGAAAGAGAAAGAAAAATTGTTTTCGATTGCTTTTCTAAGATTGAATACGAATTAAGTCAATCCGTAGATAAACATAGTAAGAAATTGATTGCCTCTAATATTGAGCTATTTCTCAACTATTGCGAACGCTTCTATGACCGTCAATTCATTACCCGCGAAAATGCGAATAAAGGAATCTTGGAACATTTTGAGGAATTTTTGAATGGTTATTTTTTATCCGATAATCCAACAGAATTAGGGGTTCCCTCGGTCGCTTATTTTGCAGATAAAATGAATCTATCGGCCAATTATTTTGGTGATCTCATCAAGAAAGAAACAGGGAAGTCTGCTCAGGAATATATCCAGAATAAAATAATCGACGAGGCAAAAAATAAGATTTTTGATGGAGATAAAACGATCAATGAAATTGCATACGAATTAGGATTTAAATACCCACAACATTTTTCTCGTTTTTTCAAGAAAATCGTTGGACAAAGTCCCAATGAGTTTAGAACCATAAATATGAACTAA